The genomic DNA GCTTTCGCAGACCGTGCCGCCAAACGAAATCATCGTGGTCGACGATGGATCAGAAGACGCCACAGCCCAAATAGCACGCGAGGTATCGCCTGACGTCACCGTCCTGACGCAGCCGAACGCCGGTTGTGGCAGGGCCTGCACACGCGCCATCCGTGCGACAACCAGCGAGATTGTCGCCACTATCGACGCCGACGATCTTTGGCTTCCCAGCAAGATGCAACAACAGTTGGACCTGCTACAGGCAAGCGACGTCCGAACGCTGGCCTTCGCAAAGCACCGGCAGTTTCACCACGGCACGGCAGATATGACGTCTGGTGCTCTGCGTCCCGGCCTGACACGATCGGACCTTGTGTTCAGGCGCAAGGTTTTTGAGGAAGTGGGCCCTATTTTCGACCCGCCCGGAGGGCGCGGCGATATGGTTGACTGGCTTGCGAGGGCGCGTGAAATTGGCTGCCCGTTCAAGATCATAGATGATGTCCTGGTGATGCGGCGAATTATCCCCGGCAGCCTGTCCTATGGCCGTGATGCAACCAAGGACGCAGGATATCTTGCCGTCGCGCACCGGGCGATCCAGCGGCGTCAAGAGCGTATCAAGGGCAGTCAGGATCAATGACATCGCAACCTTCGTCCGCATCGCGCCGGTTTCCGCATATATCCTGGGCCTGGCCCAATGGCAGCAGGCACAAGCTGATCACGGCGGCGATCC from Yoonia rosea includes the following:
- a CDS encoding glycosyltransferase family 2 protein, coding for MTYSVAIAAYNAAETISETLKSVLSQTVPPNEIIVVDDGSEDATAQIAREVSPDVTVLTQPNAGCGRACTRAIRATTSEIVATIDADDLWLPSKMQQQLDLLQASDVRTLAFAKHRQFHHGTADMTSGALRPGLTRSDLVFRRKVFEEVGPIFDPPGGRGDMVDWLARAREIGCPFKIIDDVLVMRRIIPGSLSYGRDATKDAGYLAVAHRAIQRRQERIKGSQDQ